The proteins below are encoded in one region of Metabacillus dongyingensis:
- a CDS encoding VOC family protein translates to MINAAHIILYSTIADADRVFIRDVLGFDGVDAGSGWLIFKLHPAEIAVHPTDRIGKHEFYLMCDDIEKTITELTNRGLTISESISNQRWGRLASIKLPSGADLSIYQPLHPTFTT, encoded by the coding sequence ATGATCAATGCAGCACACATTATACTCTATAGTACCATCGCGGATGCAGACCGGGTATTCATCCGCGATGTACTCGGATTTGATGGAGTTGACGCTGGTAGTGGCTGGCTTATCTTCAAACTGCATCCTGCCGAAATCGCCGTGCATCCTACAGATAGAATTGGTAAACATGAGTTTTACTTAATGTGCGACGATATCGAGAAAACAATTACGGAACTGACCAATAGGGGTCTTACGATCTCGGAGTCGATCAGTAACCAGCGGTGGGGTCGACTCGCCTCCATCAAGCTTCCCAGTGGCGCTGATCTCTCGATATACCAGCCACTCCATCCCACTTTTACGACCTAG
- a CDS encoding MurR/RpiR family transcriptional regulator, whose protein sequence is MYFEDRVRKFEYKLNDTDDQIIDYIVKNRKQVVNASIQSLAANLFTVPNTIIRFSKKLGYDGYAHLKNSLKEELHSDHEKQEDSLQYNLKTTFDLIDIDIIEKVSKMIYEAKRVLFFGVGDTALFCEMMTKNLKIAGKESDFFIHRHEIIHGINQLNNEGILFLISLSGETSQVLEVAELGKEKGIKIISLTHFNRNALQKLADVNLFCFTPKKLLNGYNITDKTPLMAIIRTLSEFYWNFTK, encoded by the coding sequence TTGTATTTTGAAGATCGCGTTCGGAAATTCGAATATAAGTTAAACGATACAGATGACCAAATTATTGACTATATAGTAAAAAATAGAAAGCAAGTGGTCAACGCATCTATTCAATCTTTAGCTGCCAACTTATTTACTGTCCCTAATACGATCATTAGATTTTCTAAAAAATTAGGATACGATGGATATGCACATTTGAAGAATAGTCTTAAAGAAGAATTACACTCTGATCATGAAAAACAAGAGGACAGCTTACAGTATAATCTGAAAACAACATTTGACTTAATTGATATAGATATTATTGAGAAAGTGTCCAAAATGATATATGAAGCGAAGAGAGTTCTTTTTTTTGGAGTGGGAGATACGGCTCTTTTTTGTGAGATGATGACGAAAAATCTTAAAATTGCAGGGAAGGAATCAGATTTTTTTATTCATCGTCATGAAATTATACATGGAATCAATCAGCTTAATAATGAAGGTATTCTTTTCCTCATTAGTTTATCTGGAGAAACTTCCCAGGTTCTGGAGGTTGCGGAGTTAGGGAAAGAAAAAGGAATTAAAATCATTTCCCTCACCCATTTTAATCGAAATGCTCTTCAGAAGTTAGCAGATGTAAACTTATTTTGTTTTACTCCCAAGAAATTGCTGAATGGGTATAATATCACTGATAAAACTCCACTTATGGCTATCATCAGAACATTATCTGAATTCTATTGGAATTTTACTAAGTAG
- a CDS encoding GyrI-like domain-containing protein encodes MTEELIQQAMNSVKQKKPDSHLDNVKFELIKEGLCVQVMHYGSYDNEPETFAFMEQFCSQNNLKRIEKTHKEIYITDARKTAPEKLKTVLRFKVTEI; translated from the coding sequence GTGACAGAAGAGTTAATTCAACAAGCAATGAATAGTGTAAAGCAAAAAAAGCCTGACTCCCATCTAGATAACGTTAAGTTTGAATTAATTAAGGAGGGTTTATGTGTCCAAGTTATGCACTATGGAAGTTATGATAATGAACCCGAAACCTTTGCATTCATGGAACAATTCTGTAGTCAAAATAATCTTAAAAGAATAGAAAAAACACATAAAGAAATATATATTACTGATGCAAGAAAAACAGCACCAGAAAAATTAAAGACGGTCCTACGATTTAAAGTGACTGAAATTTGA